In Mycobacterium gallinarum, a single window of DNA contains:
- a CDS encoding TetR/AcrR family transcriptional regulator has protein sequence MPRTSVDARARLLNVARRRFAINGALSATLDEVRREAEVSVGALYHHFPDKLSLATAVYAQLMSEYQAGFITMLREHATAEGGIRGGVRYHLRWVTAHRGEAALLLGSRLDSDELRHCNSVFFEAVRDWWRPHQAYGALRPLDIGITAALWLGPAQEFSRYWVAGSAARLPRGAVDTFADAAWTALRANETEE, from the coding sequence GTGCCTCGAACAAGCGTGGACGCACGGGCCCGATTGTTGAACGTGGCGCGCCGGCGGTTCGCGATCAATGGGGCACTTTCAGCGACCTTGGACGAGGTGCGGCGCGAGGCCGAGGTGAGCGTCGGCGCGCTCTATCACCACTTTCCCGACAAGCTGTCGCTGGCGACCGCCGTCTACGCGCAATTGATGAGCGAGTACCAGGCGGGGTTCATCACGATGCTGCGCGAACACGCGACGGCCGAGGGAGGTATTCGTGGCGGTGTGAGGTATCACCTGCGATGGGTGACCGCACACCGCGGCGAGGCCGCGCTGTTGCTGGGTTCCCGGCTGGACAGTGACGAGCTGCGGCATTGCAACAGCGTGTTTTTCGAGGCGGTCCGGGACTGGTGGCGCCCGCACCAGGCTTACGGGGCGCTAAGACCGCTGGATATCGGGATCACCGCCGCGCTGTGGCTCGGGCCTGCACAGGAGTTCTCGCGCTATTGGGTGGCGGGCTCAGCGGCCAGGCTTCCGCGCGGCGCCGTCGATACGTTCGCTGATGCAGCCTGGACGGCGTTGCGCGCCAATGAAACTGAGGAGTAA
- a CDS encoding enoyl-CoA hydratase/isomerase family protein, whose amino-acid sequence MKSEADSLYRRLLAEGDATDAPERVRVDRRGDRAVVTLDEPQRLNVLSAPLVRQLRRALTALDADPDVRSIVITGSDPGFSAGGDLKMMGAAIENRDAPEGGADVWRWIRREFGGIARLIAGSDTLFVAALNGPAAGVGLAWAMTCDLVIASERAVIVPAFGRLGLIPEVGTSWALTRRLGYQGALAFYLRGEHIDAETALRLGLVQQVVAHGELLNAADEWCSRIADMPPHAMAMTKPLLRAAADASWNDALTFEEFAEPTCFTTAAFADNVHGMLGGRQRTSS is encoded by the coding sequence ATGAAGAGCGAAGCCGATTCCCTGTACCGGCGGTTGCTGGCCGAAGGCGACGCCACTGACGCTCCGGAACGGGTGCGGGTGGACCGCCGCGGTGACCGAGCGGTCGTCACGCTCGACGAGCCGCAGCGGCTAAACGTGCTCTCCGCGCCGCTGGTACGACAACTGCGTCGGGCGCTGACCGCCCTGGATGCCGACCCCGACGTGCGATCCATCGTCATCACCGGTTCCGATCCGGGTTTCAGCGCCGGCGGCGACCTGAAGATGATGGGCGCGGCCATCGAGAACCGCGATGCCCCGGAGGGCGGCGCCGACGTATGGCGTTGGATCAGACGGGAATTCGGCGGCATCGCCCGGCTCATCGCCGGTTCGGACACCCTGTTCGTCGCCGCGCTCAACGGCCCCGCTGCCGGTGTCGGATTGGCGTGGGCGATGACGTGCGACCTCGTCATCGCCAGTGAACGGGCCGTGATCGTGCCCGCCTTCGGTCGGCTTGGACTCATTCCTGAGGTCGGGACCAGTTGGGCGCTGACCCGACGGCTGGGCTATCAGGGAGCGTTGGCGTTCTACCTGCGCGGCGAGCACATCGATGCTGAGACCGCCTTGCGTCTTGGGCTGGTGCAGCAGGTGGTCGCTCACGGCGAGCTGCTGAACGCGGCCGACGAATGGTGCTCGCGTATCGCTGACATGCCCCCGCATGCGATGGCGATGACGAAGCCGCTGCTGCGTGCCGCCGCCGACGCGAGCTGGAATGACGCGCTCACCTTCGAAGAGTTCGCCGAACCGACGTGCTTCACCACCGCGGCCTTCGCGGACAACGTGCACGGCATGCTCGGCGGTCGCCAACGGACATCGTCGTAG
- a CDS encoding YqjF family protein, translating to MSFQVTAPPLPRPVLFDQFWSDLTFVHWPVQPQRVAHLFPPGTRPDVFSDGLTYVALVPFVMRHSALGTSLRLPYFGRFAETNIRLYSVDDAGRHGVLFRSLETERLAVVGLTRALMGVPYTWAKMRVIQRDGEITYTSVRRLPTRGLRSRLRVRIGDPVTPTPLEVWLTARWGGHTRKAGRTWWVPNEHGEWPLREAHILDLEDDLLAASGVDVVGERMRGLYSPGVHARFGRPTKVN from the coding sequence GTGAGCTTTCAGGTCACCGCGCCGCCGCTGCCGCGGCCCGTGCTGTTCGACCAGTTCTGGAGCGACCTCACCTTCGTCCACTGGCCGGTCCAGCCGCAGCGCGTCGCGCACCTGTTTCCGCCGGGCACCCGCCCGGACGTGTTCTCCGACGGCCTCACCTATGTGGCGCTGGTGCCGTTCGTGATGCGCCACAGCGCGTTGGGCACGTCGCTGCGACTGCCGTACTTCGGACGCTTCGCCGAGACCAACATCCGGCTGTACTCGGTTGACGACGCCGGCCGACACGGCGTGCTCTTCAGGTCACTGGAGACCGAGCGACTGGCCGTGGTAGGGCTCACGCGAGCGCTGATGGGAGTTCCGTACACCTGGGCGAAGATGCGCGTCATCCAGCGCGACGGTGAGATCACGTATACAAGTGTGCGGCGCTTGCCGACCAGGGGACTGCGCAGCAGACTCAGAGTTCGGATCGGCGACCCGGTGACGCCGACGCCGCTGGAGGTGTGGCTCACCGCGCGCTGGGGCGGGCACACCCGAAAGGCCGGACGCACGTGGTGGGTGCCCAACGAACATGGCGAGTGGCCGCTGCGCGAGGCACACATCCTCGACTTGGAGGATGATCTGCTCGCCGCGAGTGGAGTGGACGTCGTGGGCGAACGAATGCGCGGGCTGTACTCGCCGGGTGTGCATGCGCGCTTCGGAAGACCAACGAAGGTGAACTAG
- a CDS encoding SDR family oxidoreductase, whose product MSLSGKTMFISGASRGIGLAIAKRAAADGANIALVAKTAEPHPKLEGTVYTAAKEIEQAGGQALPIVGDIRDGDSVASAVEAAVAQFGAIDICVNNASAINLGSVTEVPLKRFDLMNGIQVRGTYSVSQACIPHMMGRENPHILTLSPPIRLEPKWLKPTAYMMAKYGMTLCALGIAEEMRDAGIASNTLWPRTMVATAAVQNLLGGDEAMGRARKPEVYSDAAYVILNKPAREYTGNTLLCEDVLLESGVTDLSVYDCVPGAELGVDLWVDTPNPPGYAGP is encoded by the coding sequence ATGTCGCTCTCAGGGAAGACCATGTTCATCTCCGGAGCCAGCCGCGGTATCGGGCTGGCGATCGCCAAGCGCGCGGCCGCCGACGGCGCGAACATCGCGCTGGTCGCAAAGACGGCCGAACCACACCCCAAGCTCGAAGGCACCGTCTACACCGCGGCCAAGGAGATCGAGCAGGCGGGCGGCCAGGCGCTGCCGATCGTCGGCGACATCCGCGACGGCGACTCGGTCGCATCGGCAGTGGAGGCGGCGGTCGCGCAGTTCGGCGCGATCGACATCTGCGTCAACAACGCCTCGGCGATCAACCTGGGTTCGGTGACCGAGGTCCCACTCAAGCGGTTCGACCTGATGAACGGGATCCAGGTGCGTGGCACGTACTCGGTGTCGCAGGCGTGCATTCCCCACATGATGGGACGCGAGAATCCGCACATCCTGACGCTGTCGCCGCCGATCCGGTTGGAGCCCAAGTGGCTCAAGCCCACGGCCTACATGATGGCCAAATACGGGATGACACTGTGCGCCTTAGGAATTGCCGAGGAGATGCGCGATGCGGGCATCGCCTCCAATACGCTGTGGCCCCGCACAATGGTGGCGACGGCGGCGGTGCAGAACCTGCTCGGCGGCGACGAGGCCATGGGCCGGGCCCGCAAGCCGGAGGTGTACTCCGATGCCGCGTACGTGATCCTCAACAAGCCGGCCCGCGAGTACACCGGCAACACCCTGCTGTGCGAGGACGTGTTGCTGGAGTCCGGGGTCACCGATCTGTCGGTCTACGACTGCGTGCCCGGTGCCGAACTCGGTGTCGATCTGTGGGTGGACACACCGAACCCGCCCGGATACGCCGGCCCCTAG